In Microcoleus sp. AS-A8, one DNA window encodes the following:
- a CDS encoding Rpn family recombination-promoting nuclease/putative transposase, producing MGNREMIDHDRLFKELLSTFFSEFIELFLPDVADYMERESISFLNQEIFTNITSGERREVDLLAQVRFRGQETCFLIHVENQSYSQAGFERRMFHYFARLDEKYSLPIYPVVIFSFDTPQRLEPNRYQVEFPDRKVLDFSYVAIQLNRLNWRDFLSSPNPVAAALMAKMKIHPEDRPKVKAECLRLLTTLRLDSARMQLISGFVDTYLRLNEAEEVAFEAELDKMGLSEEEEARVMEIVTSWMEKGIQRGLQQGLQQGFQQGFQQALARESALVLYQLKERFPGIPQSLEEEIRRLSIVEIELLGETLFKLASETALRSWLYERGLRRGVEKIVLSQINRRFGTVSLDVEKQIRRLPIERVEELAERLFDFEEEEAMINWLNEISGQSV from the coding sequence ATGGGAAATCGCGAAATGATTGACCATGATCGACTATTTAAGGAATTACTATCGACGTTTTTTAGTGAATTTATCGAGCTGTTTTTGCCAGATGTAGCTGATTATATGGAAAGAGAGTCGATTTCTTTCTTAAATCAGGAAATCTTCACGAATATTACGTCTGGAGAGCGTCGGGAAGTCGATTTACTGGCACAAGTGCGGTTTCGGGGTCAAGAGACTTGCTTTTTAATTCATGTCGAAAATCAATCCTATTCCCAAGCTGGATTTGAGCGGCGGATGTTTCATTACTTTGCTCGTTTAGACGAGAAGTATAGCTTGCCGATTTATCCAGTAGTTATTTTTTCTTTTGATACTCCACAACGACTGGAACCTAATCGCTATCAAGTTGAGTTCCCTGACCGGAAGGTGTTGGATTTTAGTTATGTAGCGATTCAGCTCAATCGTCTGAATTGGCGAGATTTTCTCTCTTCACCCAATCCTGTAGCGGCGGCGTTGATGGCGAAGATGAAAATTCACCCAGAAGATAGACCCAAGGTGAAAGCAGAATGTTTGCGCTTGCTGACTACGTTACGTTTAGACTCCGCAAGAATGCAGTTAATTTCGGGGTTTGTTGATACTTACTTGCGGTTGAATGAAGCTGAGGAAGTCGCCTTTGAAGCTGAACTAGATAAAATGGGGTTATCTGAGGAGGAAGAGGCGCGAGTGATGGAAATTGTTACCAGTTGGATGGAGAAGGGAATTCAACGGGGATTACAGCAGGGCTTACAACAGGGATTTCAGCAAGGATTTCAGCAGGCATTAGCAAGAGAATCGGCTTTAGTTTTGTACCAGCTCAAGGAGCGTTTTCCAGGAATTCCCCAATCTCTAGAGGAGGAAATCCGCAGGTTGTCAATTGTGGAAATCGAGTTATTAGGTGAGACGTTATTTAAGTTAGCTAGTGAAACGGCTTTGAGGAGTTGGTTATATGAAAGGGGACTGCGACGGGGAGTTGAAAAAATTGTATTGAGCCAAATCAATCGCCGTTTTGGAACTGTTTCTCTTGATGTAGAAAAGCAGATTCGCCGTTTACCAATTGAACGGGTGGAAGAGTTGGCAGAGAGGTTGTTTGATTTTGAAGAAGAAGAGGCGATGATAAATTGGTTGAATGAGATTAGCGGTCAATCAGTTTGA
- a CDS encoding NAD-dependent epimerase/dehydratase family protein, translating into MKVLVTGANGFTGSHLVKALEQRGDVVVGLVRQSSNLDRLSSCKVQLVYGDISDREALKTAMAGVDWVFHTAAYVELGLVDAAKMERVNVAGTLAVMEVAQAAAVSKVVYCSTIGVFGDTQGRVVDETFQRTQTDFSSAYDRTKYEAQQIVDRFAAQGLPVVSILPSGIFGADDPHFGPVLQQFLKGGLKVWAGGDRITGIVHVDDLVAAMILAAEKAQPGEHYIISAGDLTTREMFGILSQETGIPVPREAPKPLVKLVGNILDPIGRLLKWQPPLSRERVHYIYDRCVRVDATKACTELGWQPRSVAQTLKEIVQTLTAES; encoded by the coding sequence ATGAAAGTCCTCGTGACAGGTGCTAACGGATTTACAGGCTCTCACTTAGTTAAAGCCTTAGAACAGCGAGGTGATGTTGTTGTTGGTTTAGTCCGCCAGTCTAGCAACCTCGATCGCTTATCGAGTTGCAAGGTGCAATTGGTGTACGGCGACATCAGCGATCGCGAAGCCTTAAAAACTGCCATGGCTGGGGTAGACTGGGTGTTTCACACAGCGGCTTATGTCGAGTTAGGACTGGTTGATGCCGCCAAAATGGAGCGGGTGAATGTGGCAGGAACCCTTGCTGTGATGGAAGTCGCTCAAGCGGCTGCTGTGTCGAAAGTGGTGTATTGCAGCACGATTGGCGTATTTGGCGACACCCAAGGGCGAGTTGTGGATGAAACGTTTCAACGCACACAAACTGACTTTTCCTCCGCTTACGATCGCACAAAATACGAAGCTCAACAAATTGTCGATCGCTTTGCCGCCCAAGGCTTACCCGTCGTGAGTATCCTCCCCTCTGGGATTTTTGGTGCCGATGATCCCCATTTTGGCCCCGTGCTACAGCAATTTCTCAAAGGTGGGTTGAAGGTGTGGGCAGGAGGCGATCGCATTACAGGAATTGTCCATGTGGATGACTTAGTGGCGGCCATGATTTTGGCAGCAGAAAAAGCTCAACCTGGAGAACATTACATCATTTCTGCCGGTGACCTGACGACCCGTGAAATGTTTGGTATCCTCTCTCAAGAAACTGGAATTCCCGTCCCGCGTGAAGCGCCCAAACCCTTAGTTAAATTAGTAGGAAATATCCTCGATCCGATTGGACGTTTACTCAAATGGCAACCTCCCCTTAGTCGGGAACGAGTTCACTATATATATGACCGTTGTGTTCGGGTAGATGCCACCAAAGCCTGCACCGAACTCGGTTGGCAACCTCGATCTGTCGCTCAAACCTTAAAGGAAATTGTGCAAACCCTGACAGCAGAATCCTGA
- a CDS encoding response regulator, whose translation MSTVLVVEDSRSQRECISNQLSWSGLNVIQACDGVEALEQIQANCPDLVLLDIIMPRMDGYGVCNLLKANPETQNIPVIFLTGKGQHLALYWSIKHGEAYVAKPWQPKELLDTIKRVLIDTKNLPKSASAEAWTEYGISILKMIELYECRADAWTKYSTQILRLYDYAITAFNQALNVDYTYSLAYQYQTKVQKRWDSILEKLEQTKPCNVCRYYYGKEGLICAIHPSGPMEKLCQDWDFRASIPPF comes from the coding sequence ATGAGTACAGTTTTAGTCGTTGAAGATTCTCGCAGTCAACGAGAGTGTATCTCAAATCAGCTAAGCTGGAGTGGGCTGAATGTCATTCAAGCTTGTGATGGAGTCGAAGCGCTAGAACAAATTCAGGCCAATTGTCCCGATCTAGTGTTGCTTGATATTATCATGCCTCGGATGGATGGTTACGGGGTTTGCAATTTGCTAAAAGCCAACCCTGAAACCCAAAACATACCTGTCATTTTCCTAACGGGTAAAGGACAACATTTGGCTCTCTACTGGAGTATCAAACATGGAGAAGCCTATGTTGCTAAACCTTGGCAGCCCAAAGAACTGCTGGATACGATCAAACGAGTGTTAATAGACACTAAAAATTTACCGAAAAGTGCCTCGGCTGAGGCTTGGACAGAATACGGAATTTCTATCCTCAAGATGATTGAACTCTACGAATGCCGTGCGGATGCCTGGACAAAATACAGCACACAAATTCTGCGGCTTTACGATTATGCGATTACGGCTTTTAATCAAGCGTTGAACGTTGACTATACTTACTCCTTAGCGTATCAATATCAGACTAAGGTTCAGAAAAGATGGGATTCAATACTTGAAAAATTAGAGCAAACAAAACCTTGCAATGTATGTCGATATTACTATGGTAAAGAGGGTTTAATTTGTGCTATACACCCGTCTGGCCCGATGGAAAAATTGTGTCAAGATTGGGATTTTAGAGCTTCTATTCCGCCCTTTTAA
- the dndB gene encoding DNA sulfur modification protein DndB, which translates to MPIPSFEYVLPVIRGIQAGREYYVSMCPARYIPKLFAGNDEEVLPEMRARRTSNKTRVPEIARYILNNPRNYTFSAITASIDADITFEPIGTEAEARKIGRLRVPMDARFAIHDGEHRRAAFELALQEKPELGYETICASQQRFAIALILFLDIGLKRSQQMCLDLNRNSVPLDPSLTILYDHRDEKASLVRAVIKEVPVFRTLTDMERSTLPSRSGKLFTLSSIYNATLALLANGQNAEVNEQIELAAGYWNAVTRYIPDWDMVLQKKIAASEMRRDYVHCHAIALLGLGRVGASLISIYPEGWDEYLGGLAGIDWSRSNPDWQGRIMSKGGISQSQTSVSRMTAYIKRYLGLPLTLEEERLENTLVEAGRET; encoded by the coding sequence ATGCCTATCCCCTCCTTCGAGTACGTTTTGCCCGTCATCCGAGGGATTCAAGCAGGGCGCGAATATTACGTCTCTATGTGTCCAGCGCGGTATATCCCGAAGCTGTTCGCTGGCAATGACGAAGAAGTGCTGCCGGAAATGAGGGCGCGGCGCACGTCGAACAAGACTCGCGTTCCGGAAATTGCGCGATATATTCTGAACAATCCAAGGAACTATACTTTCTCGGCAATTACGGCATCGATTGATGCGGATATTACTTTTGAGCCGATTGGTACGGAGGCGGAGGCGCGGAAAATTGGACGGTTGAGGGTGCCGATGGATGCACGATTTGCGATTCATGATGGGGAACACCGACGGGCGGCGTTTGAGTTGGCGTTGCAAGAGAAGCCAGAATTGGGGTATGAGACGATCTGCGCTTCGCAGCAGCGCTTCGCTATCGCACTTATTCTGTTTTTGGATATTGGGTTAAAGCGATCGCAACAGATGTGTCTGGATTTAAACCGCAATTCAGTTCCTCTCGATCCATCGCTGACAATTCTTTATGACCACCGGGACGAGAAGGCGAGTTTAGTTAGGGCGGTGATTAAGGAGGTTCCGGTGTTTCGGACGCTGACGGATATGGAACGCAGTACTCTGCCAAGCCGTTCGGGTAAGTTATTTACGCTCAGCAGCATCTATAATGCTACCCTTGCCCTGCTTGCTAATGGTCAGAATGCTGAAGTGAATGAGCAGATTGAACTTGCTGCTGGATACTGGAATGCGGTGACGCGCTATATCCCTGATTGGGATATGGTTTTACAGAAAAAAATAGCTGCAAGCGAGATGCGCCGGGATTATGTGCATTGTCATGCGATCGCGCTTTTAGGATTAGGCAGGGTGGGTGCGAGTCTCATCTCGATTTATCCAGAAGGTTGGGATGAGTATTTGGGAGGACTGGCAGGAATTGATTGGTCGCGTTCTAATCCGGATTGGCAAGGGCGAATTATGTCTAAAGGTGGGATTTCTCAGTCTCAAACGAGTGTGAGTCGGATGACGGCTTACATTAAGAGGTATCTGGGTTTGCCGCTTACCCTGGAAGAGGAACGCTTGGAAAATACCCTTGTTGAAGCAGGAAGGGAGACATGA
- a CDS encoding GAF domain-containing protein, whose amino-acid sequence MFNTMETSTQECKAHSCTLAKILPVGIFQTNATGHYLSVNEFWCEMAGITVAEAQGDGWLQVLYPDDRERVFAEWYRAVQEHLPFQSEYRLQRPDGKMIWVLAQAVAEEDHTGSVTGYIGLITDISDRKRMEEALRQQSLKERLMTASLGRIRQSLNLEEILNTTVTEVRQFLQTDRVLIYRLWPNGTGSAVTEAVVPGWPAVLGRTFPEEVFPLESHKAYCQGRILAISDVEPSIVLPCLLEFVQQFGVKAKLVVPILQGDTLWGLLIAHHCSSPRQWQPLEIDLLQSLATQLAIALQQAELYQQSRRATQTALTQAQQLEQALSELQRAQAQLVQREKMSSLGQLVAGVAHEINNPVTFIYANLAHAENYTQNILNLLTLYQQQYPSPTPEIQSNIAAIDLEFLIEDLPKLLSSMKVGAERICEIVGSLRNFSRLAEADMKAVDIHEGLDSTLTILQNRLKAQGRHPGIQVIKEYGNLPKVGCYAGQLNQVFMNLLSNSIDAIASRFADDALEKLNIDPLNVECDSPHLATPTISEDDLPPSHLSSTNPYIRIRTEVLKDQQVAIWIADNGSGMTEQIQARLFDPFFTTKPVGAGTGLGLSISYQIVVKKHGGQLQCWSELGQGTEFLIQIPLSQ is encoded by the coding sequence ATGTTTAATACGATGGAGACCAGTACACAGGAGTGTAAAGCTCATTCCTGTACCTTAGCCAAGATATTACCTGTCGGCATATTTCAGACCAATGCCACTGGGCATTATTTATCGGTGAATGAGTTCTGGTGTGAGATGGCTGGAATCACAGTAGCAGAGGCTCAGGGAGACGGTTGGCTGCAAGTCCTGTATCCGGACGACCGGGAACGTGTTTTTGCTGAATGGTACCGAGCAGTACAAGAACACTTGCCATTTCAATCCGAGTATCGGCTGCAACGTCCCGACGGTAAAATGATCTGGGTTTTGGCTCAGGCCGTCGCCGAGGAAGACCACACCGGATCTGTCACAGGCTACATTGGCCTGATTACCGATATCAGCGATCGCAAACGCATGGAGGAGGCTCTGCGGCAGCAATCCCTGAAGGAGCGATTGATGACGGCGTCGCTAGGGCGCATTCGCCAATCCTTGAATCTGGAAGAAATTTTGAATACCACAGTCACAGAGGTACGCCAATTTCTCCAAACTGACCGCGTTTTAATCTATCGCCTTTGGCCCAATGGAACGGGAAGCGCCGTGACAGAGGCTGTAGTGCCTGGATGGCCCGCCGTTTTGGGGCGTACCTTTCCGGAAGAAGTCTTTCCTCTAGAGTCCCACAAAGCCTACTGCCAAGGACGAATTCTGGCTATTTCTGATGTAGAGCCGTCTATAGTATTACCCTGTCTGCTTGAATTTGTACAACAGTTTGGGGTGAAAGCCAAATTAGTGGTGCCCATTCTCCAAGGCGACACACTCTGGGGACTGCTGATTGCTCATCATTGTAGTAGTCCACGTCAATGGCAGCCGTTAGAAATTGATTTACTCCAATCACTAGCAACCCAGTTGGCGATCGCGCTTCAACAAGCGGAACTCTACCAACAAAGCCGCAGGGCGACACAGACAGCTCTGACACAAGCTCAGCAGCTTGAGCAAGCCTTAAGTGAACTTCAGAGAGCACAAGCGCAACTGGTACAACGGGAAAAAATGTCCAGCTTGGGACAACTCGTGGCTGGAGTAGCGCACGAAATCAACAACCCCGTTACCTTTATTTATGCCAATTTGGCTCATGCCGAAAACTACACCCAAAACATCCTGAACTTACTCACGCTGTATCAGCAGCAATACCCTTCCCCTACACCAGAAATTCAGTCAAACATTGCAGCCATTGACCTAGAGTTCCTCATCGAAGATTTGCCGAAGCTACTTTCTTCAATGAAGGTTGGAGCCGAGCGAATTTGTGAGATTGTCGGTTCACTGCGTAACTTCTCTCGTCTTGCTGAAGCCGACATGAAAGCGGTCGATATTCACGAAGGTCTGGATAGTACACTGACCATTCTGCAAAACCGATTGAAAGCTCAGGGCAGGCATCCTGGAATTCAGGTGATTAAAGAGTATGGCAACCTACCCAAGGTCGGGTGTTATGCCGGACAGCTCAATCAAGTGTTTATGAATTTGCTCAGTAATTCGATAGATGCGATCGCATCTCGCTTCGCTGACGATGCCTTGGAAAAGTTAAATATTGACCCTTTGAACGTTGAATGTGACAGCCCTCATCTTGCGACCCCTACAATATCGGAAGATGATTTACCACCTTCTCATCTGTCATCTACAAACCCTTATATTCGGATTCGCACCGAGGTACTGAAAGACCAGCAAGTAGCCATTTGGATTGCAGACAACGGTTCAGGGATGACGGAGCAAATCCAAGCTCGACTGTTCGACCCTTTCTTTACTACCAAACCTGTAGGTGCCGGTACAGGTCTGGGATTGTCCATTAGCTATCAAATTGTGGTCAAAAAACATGGAGGTCAGCTACAGTGCTGGAGCGAACTAGGGCAAGGTACCGAGTTTTTGATCCAGATTCCTTTATCACAGTAG
- a CDS encoding DGQHR domain-containing protein: MNSANNPTADIASQILERENQERQALALLLDRHLARNDQLIVQKTQMGATEAFIGAVTLEWLDSRVRFASQLPLFRQKFDPQTDNVVRDEETIDEILQRPLDWSRQASLTQYLAARKAHKFPAVLVVHSPAWVDNPKAPEWDKNGRALKSAADFTPLDKNETVGLLDVSENVSIFALDGQHRLMGVQGLMTLLKTGRLQRYNKYKKPVGSIITSDDLIEEYQLDPAYLQSLAHEKIGIEFIPVVGKGETREEALRRVRSIFVHVNLMALRLSKGQLALLNENDGFSIVARKIAVSHPLLKEVAGRNPRVNWDSATVATKSTVLTTLQALDEMSERYLEHKFPHWKPAEKKGLIPMRPEDEELEEGIEAFTQLFNHLATLPSYQRLEAGEETPQLRRFSFEKNGGEGNILFRPVGQVAFAQALGIVIFQKGLSLKEVFKKLQKYDVDDGFSGMENPQSLWYGVLYDPNKKRVLVSGRDLAARLLVYIIAGTEDDMERAELRRELAEVRTIEGKAVGFNGKFVNPRDVGLPPVL, translated from the coding sequence ATGAACAGCGCCAACAACCCAACGGCTGACATCGCCAGCCAAATTCTGGAACGAGAAAACCAGGAGAGACAGGCGCTGGCACTCCTGCTGGACAGACATCTCGCCCGCAACGACCAACTCATCGTTCAGAAAACCCAAATGGGTGCAACCGAAGCCTTTATCGGTGCCGTCACCTTAGAATGGCTTGACAGTCGCGTTCGCTTCGCCTCTCAACTGCCCCTTTTCCGGCAAAAATTCGACCCCCAAACCGACAACGTTGTCAGAGATGAAGAAACCATCGATGAAATTCTCCAACGACCCTTAGATTGGTCACGTCAAGCATCTCTCACCCAGTATTTAGCCGCACGGAAAGCGCATAAGTTTCCCGCCGTCTTAGTCGTTCACAGTCCCGCCTGGGTAGATAACCCCAAAGCGCCTGAATGGGATAAAAATGGACGCGCACTCAAATCTGCTGCCGATTTCACGCCCTTGGACAAAAACGAAACCGTTGGACTTTTGGATGTTTCAGAGAACGTCTCAATCTTCGCCCTAGACGGTCAGCACCGACTGATGGGAGTCCAAGGTTTGATGACATTGCTCAAAACAGGTAGACTCCAGCGCTACAACAAATATAAAAAGCCTGTAGGCAGCATCATTACCAGTGACGACCTCATCGAGGAATATCAATTAGACCCCGCTTACCTGCAAAGTTTAGCCCACGAAAAGATTGGCATTGAATTCATTCCAGTAGTTGGCAAAGGGGAAACCCGTGAAGAAGCACTGCGGCGAGTCCGTTCCATCTTTGTCCATGTCAACCTCATGGCGTTACGGTTAAGCAAAGGACAGCTTGCCCTACTCAATGAGAATGATGGATTTTCCATCGTTGCCCGAAAAATTGCCGTCAGCCATCCTCTCTTAAAAGAAGTGGCAGGTCGAAATCCTCGCGTCAATTGGGATAGTGCCACCGTTGCAACTAAGTCAACCGTCTTGACTACCCTGCAAGCGCTCGATGAAATGTCTGAACGGTATTTGGAACACAAATTCCCTCACTGGAAACCTGCCGAAAAGAAAGGTTTAATTCCCATGCGCCCTGAGGATGAGGAACTTGAAGAGGGAATCGAAGCATTTACCCAACTCTTCAACCATTTAGCCACTCTACCCAGCTATCAAAGACTAGAAGCCGGGGAAGAAACGCCTCAACTGCGTCGGTTCAGCTTTGAAAAGAATGGAGGTGAAGGCAATATTTTATTCCGTCCAGTGGGTCAAGTTGCCTTTGCTCAGGCACTGGGAATTGTAATATTCCAAAAGGGATTATCTCTCAAAGAAGTTTTCAAAAAACTCCAAAAGTACGATGTGGACGATGGATTTAGTGGCATGGAAAATCCGCAGTCTCTCTGGTACGGCGTTTTGTATGACCCGAATAAAAAACGGGTATTAGTTTCCGGTAGGGATTTAGCAGCGAGGTTGTTAGTCTACATCATCGCTGGTACTGAGGATGACATGGAGCGTGCGGAACTGCGCCGAGAGTTAGCTGAAGTAAGAACGATTGAAGGTAAAGCTGTGGGATTTAATGGCAAATTTGTTAATCCAAGGGATGTAGGACTTCCGCCAGTGTTGTAA
- a CDS encoding winged helix-turn-helix domain-containing protein: MEKRTVAQAVIEVLQAAKQPMTISDITQAILDKNLYSFNAQEPRGIVRGAIERRCEGLNRKNSIEPKYFKKLPDGKYGLKNK, encoded by the coding sequence ATGGAAAAACGAACAGTTGCTCAAGCCGTAATTGAGGTATTGCAAGCCGCTAAGCAGCCAATGACTATTTCTGATATTACGCAGGCTATCCTCGATAAAAACTTGTATAGTTTCAATGCTCAGGAGCCAAGAGGAATTGTTCGTGGAGCCATTGAGAGACGATGCGAAGGGTTGAATCGAAAAAATTCAATTGAGCCTAAATATTTTAAAAAACTCCCCGATGGAAAGTATGGCTTGAAGAATAAGTGA
- a CDS encoding D-alanyl-D-alanine carboxypeptidase, whose product MPQSVRLTAALSIALLTLLAGCSLQSNSPRSSANSAESATESENPVAAAKKPAIPSLASPDNPDPAIQQQVEQYFNGFAAKGFAKQSQGMWIQAGNTLLANHQGTVPLPAASITKVATSLAALQTFSPDHQFITQIGATGPIENGVLKGDLVIQGGEDPFFVWEEAIALGNLLNQKGIKQVTGNLVITGKFYMNFEPSPLKSGNLLKQALNALTWPPAAQTQYQTLPPGTPKPQVAIAGSVKVSPSTPNNVKPVIRHSSFPLAELLKKMNQYSNNKMAEMIANSAGGAKIVAFKAAQAAGVPQSEVILVNGSGLSPLNRISPRAACAMFLALERYLQPHNLTVGDLFAIVGQDEGILNQRKLPPLLVVKSGSLNSVSALAGALPTQQQGTVWFATMNGGNDLEGFRVRQEMLLQGLVQQWGAVQSLPEELAPNPERNSKTSRSEIVN is encoded by the coding sequence ATGCCACAATCCGTTCGCTTGACTGCTGCACTATCAATCGCTCTACTCACGCTTCTTGCTGGATGTTCTCTGCAATCGAATTCTCCGCGATCATCAGCCAACAGCGCCGAGAGTGCCACAGAATCAGAAAATCCAGTAGCGGCTGCGAAAAAGCCAGCGATCCCATCCTTGGCATCTCCCGATAATCCCGATCCAGCGATTCAACAGCAAGTTGAGCAATACTTCAATGGATTCGCGGCGAAGGGATTTGCCAAGCAAAGCCAAGGCATGTGGATACAAGCGGGTAATACTCTTTTAGCCAATCACCAAGGTACTGTTCCTCTGCCTGCCGCTTCCATCACCAAGGTGGCAACGTCTCTAGCCGCACTGCAAACCTTTAGCCCCGACCATCAGTTTATTACCCAGATTGGCGCAACAGGGCCGATTGAGAACGGGGTATTAAAAGGGGACTTAGTGATTCAGGGAGGGGAAGACCCGTTTTTTGTTTGGGAAGAAGCGATCGCGCTGGGTAATCTCTTAAATCAGAAGGGCATCAAGCAGGTGACGGGCAATCTAGTCATCACAGGTAAATTTTATATGAACTTTGAGCCTAGCCCCCTCAAATCCGGTAATCTGCTCAAACAAGCGTTAAATGCTCTAACTTGGCCTCCTGCTGCCCAAACTCAGTATCAGACATTGCCCCCAGGCACCCCTAAACCCCAAGTTGCGATCGCGGGTTCTGTCAAAGTATCCCCCTCAACTCCCAACAACGTCAAACCTGTGATCCGCCACTCGTCCTTCCCCCTCGCTGAACTGCTCAAAAAGATGAATCAGTACAGCAACAACAAAATGGCAGAGATGATTGCCAATTCTGCCGGGGGTGCCAAAATCGTAGCCTTCAAAGCCGCGCAAGCAGCTGGGGTGCCGCAATCCGAAGTGATTTTAGTCAACGGTTCTGGGTTAAGTCCACTCAACCGGATTTCTCCTCGCGCCGCCTGTGCCATGTTTCTCGCCCTTGAGCGCTATCTACAACCGCACAACCTGACAGTTGGCGATTTGTTCGCCATTGTGGGGCAAGATGAAGGCATCTTAAATCAACGCAAACTTCCCCCATTGTTAGTGGTGAAATCAGGCAGTTTAAATAGCGTTAGCGCCTTAGCAGGAGCATTACCCACTCAGCAACAGGGCACCGTTTGGTTTGCAACCATGAATGGCGGAAATGACTTGGAAGGATTCCGGGTTCGGCAAGAGATGCTGTTACAAGGCTTGGTTCAACAATGGGGTGCGGTGCAATCATTACCAGAGGAGTTAGCCCCAAATCCTGAGAGGAACAGCAAAACTTCTCGGAGTGAAATTGTGAATTAG
- a CDS encoding MFS transporter has protein sequence MKKEHFNVLQLWNMSFGFLGIQFGWGLQMANMSAIFEYLGAQAHEIPILWIAAPFTGLIVQPIIGNMSDRTWGALGRRRPYLLVGAILASIALILMPHSSALWMAAGLLWILDTSANISMVPFRAFVGDLLPDEQRTQGFAMQSLLIGIGSVSAAAFPWILHHVFGVSNIGSNQQKMPLTVELSFYIGAVLFLGTVIWTVVTTPEYPPEDINAFKEQQIQRGGILNTFREIGTAVQEMPRTMRQLAWVQCFTWLGLYCFFLYFPPAVAHNIFGAIDEGSPLYFTGIEWAGICIATYNAVCIVFSFVLPRLARATSLKQTHSFCLLCGAMGLMSLGAIAQNTSTDLIANQYLLLLSMLGVGIVWASVLAMPYAILVSSLPPECTGIYMGIFNFFIVLPEIFASLGFGWVMQNILQNDRLLAIVIGGGFLIVAALLMQRVQEESSEEDTAEVEVSQDAVVKT, from the coding sequence ATGAAAAAAGAACATTTTAACGTCTTACAACTCTGGAATATGAGCTTTGGATTTCTGGGCATTCAGTTTGGCTGGGGTCTGCAAATGGCCAATATGAGTGCTATTTTCGAGTATTTAGGTGCCCAAGCTCACGAAATTCCGATTCTCTGGATTGCAGCTCCTTTTACAGGCTTAATTGTACAACCGATTATCGGCAATATGAGCGATCGCACTTGGGGCGCGTTGGGTAGGCGACGACCTTACTTGCTAGTAGGTGCCATTCTTGCTTCTATTGCTTTGATCCTTATGCCTCATTCATCAGCACTGTGGATGGCGGCGGGATTGCTCTGGATTTTAGACACGTCCGCCAATATCAGTATGGTGCCATTTCGAGCGTTTGTGGGCGATTTGCTTCCTGACGAACAGCGAACCCAAGGGTTTGCCATGCAAAGCCTTTTAATTGGTATCGGTTCTGTCTCCGCAGCGGCATTTCCTTGGATTTTGCATCATGTCTTTGGTGTCTCTAATATTGGGAGCAACCAACAAAAAATGCCCCTAACGGTAGAGCTTTCTTTTTATATTGGGGCAGTGCTTTTCTTGGGAACGGTGATTTGGACGGTAGTGACGACCCCTGAATATCCTCCAGAAGATATCAACGCCTTCAAGGAGCAGCAAATACAGCGAGGTGGGATTCTCAATACCTTCAGAGAAATTGGCACCGCTGTACAAGAAATGCCAAGAACGATGCGACAGCTTGCCTGGGTACAGTGTTTTACCTGGCTCGGTTTATACTGCTTTTTTCTTTATTTTCCCCCAGCCGTAGCTCATAATATTTTCGGTGCCATTGACGAGGGTTCGCCGCTTTATTTTACAGGTATTGAATGGGCGGGAATTTGTATTGCAACTTACAATGCGGTTTGCATCGTTTTTTCCTTTGTGTTACCTCGTTTGGCACGAGCCACCAGTCTGAAGCAAACTCATAGCTTTTGCTTACTGTGTGGCGCGATGGGTTTGATGTCACTAGGTGCGATCGCGCAAAATACTTCGACAGATCTCATCGCTAACCAATATTTGTTACTCCTCTCAATGCTGGGTGTTGGTATTGTTTGGGCCAGTGTTTTAGCGATGCCTTATGCAATTTTAGTGAGTTCCTTACCGCCGGAATGCACTGGAATTTATATGGGAATCTTTAATTTTTTTATCGTGTTGCCGGAGATTTTTGCATCCCTTGGCTTCGGCTGGGTGATGCAAAATATTCTCCAGAATGATCGGCTACTCGCTATCGTGATTGGTGGTGGTTTCCTGATTGTTGCCGCTTTACTCATGCAGCGAGTGCAAGAGGAGTCAAGTGAGGAAGACACAGCTGAAGTTGAAGTTTCACAAGACGCGGTGGTGAAGACTTAA